One Panicum virgatum strain AP13 chromosome 9K, P.virgatum_v5, whole genome shotgun sequence genomic region harbors:
- the LOC120647524 gene encoding heavy metal-associated isoprenylated plant protein 30-like translates to MSVSSALSSFLLCCFYPSGGHRGGAYYYSSHPTSANTLYGGGYQEGPLAGRRMMGRRSRPLSLQTVELKVRMCCSGCERVVKHALTRLRGVDSVEVEVEMEKVTVTGYVDRHRVLKEVRRAGKKAEFWPNPDLPLHFTSAKNYFHDEESYRRTYNYYRHGYNGDKHGHLPEPHRGADPVSNMFNDDDVNACSVM, encoded by the exons ATGTCGGTCTCCTCCGCGCTGTCGTCGTTCCTGCTGTGCTGCTTCTACCCGTCCggcggccaccgcggcggcgcctaCTACTACAGCAGCCACCCGACGAGCGCCAACACCCTGTACGGTGGTGGTTACCAGGAGGGCCCCTTGGCCGGGCGCAGGATGATgggccgccggagcaggccGCTGTCGCTGCAG acgGTGGAGCTCAAGGTCCGGATGTGCTGCTCCGGGTGCGAGCGCGTGGTGAAGCACGCGCTGACGCGGCTTCGCGGCGTGGActcggtggaggtggaggtggagatggAGAAGGTGACGGTGACGGGGTACGTGGACCGGCACCGGGTGCTCAAGGAGGTTCGCCGCGCGGGGAAGAAGGCCGAGTTCTGGCCCAACCCGGACCTGCCGCTCCACTTCACCTCCGCCAAGAACTACTTCCACGACGAGGAGTCCTACCGCCGCACCTACAACTACTACCGCCACGGCTACAACGGCGACAAGCACGGCCACCTCCCGGAGCCCCACCGCGGCGCCGACCCCGTCAGCAACATGTTCAACGACGACGACGTCAACGCATGCTCCGTCATGTAG